A region of Kribbella sp. NBC_01245 DNA encodes the following proteins:
- the topA gene encoding type I DNA topoisomerase → MAGASGTKAAAGAGQRLVIVESPKKARMIAGFLGSGYVVESSFGHIRDLPKGADEIPAKYKGEAWARLGVNIEDNFDPLYVVPADKKAQIRKLKDLLKGASELYLATDEDREGEAIAWHLLDELKPKVPVKRMVFHEITPKAIQDAVGSARDINDDLVDAQEARRILDRLYGYEVSPVLWKKVMPKLSAGRVQSVATRMVVDRERERIAFRTASYWDLDATLDAGEGRQPRLFASRLVSVNGARVAQGRDFAPTGEIKSQNTVHLDEQTATALAANLRASDFTVNSIESKPYTRKPYAPFRTTTLQQEASRKLGMSASQTMQIAQRLYENGNITYMRTDSVTLSDTALTAARAQVRELYGANYLPDKPRVYTSKVKNAQEAHEAIRPAGETFQTPAQTGLSGAEYRLYELIWMRTIASQMKDAEGRSVSIKIDATASTGEKCDFTSSGRVITFHGFLKAYVEGADDPSAGTDDQETRLPAVAEGDVLPAEEVVASGHETKPPARFTEATLIRELEEREIGRPSTYASIIGTIQARGYIYKKGNALVPAWLAFAVVRLLEEHFTRLIDYTFTASMEDVLDEVAAGNRERGLVLAGFYFGTEGVEGLKSMVSDLEDIDAREMSTFPVGEKDSGIVVRVGRYGPYVEDGDANRANVPEDLPPDELTVEMAKELLSQPSGVELELGNDPDSGLKVVAKAGRFGPYVTEVLPEDAPKSAKPRTGSLLKSMALETVTLDEALKLLSLPRVVGKDPESGDEITAQNGRYGPYLKKGTDSRSLETEDQIFDITLDDALKIYSQPKARGRRAAAPPLKELGEDPESGQPVVVKEGRFGPYVTDGETNATLRKDDSVESISLLRAAELLAEKRARGPVKKKKAPAKKTAKKATTKKTAAKKTAAKKTAAKKS, encoded by the coding sequence GTGGCAGGGGCATCAGGAACCAAGGCAGCAGCGGGCGCGGGGCAGCGCCTGGTGATCGTCGAGTCGCCGAAGAAGGCGCGGATGATCGCCGGCTTCCTCGGGTCCGGTTACGTCGTGGAGTCGAGTTTCGGCCATATCCGCGACCTGCCCAAAGGCGCCGACGAGATCCCGGCGAAGTACAAAGGTGAGGCCTGGGCCCGCCTCGGCGTCAACATCGAAGACAACTTCGACCCGCTGTACGTCGTGCCGGCCGACAAGAAGGCCCAGATCCGTAAGCTGAAGGACCTGCTCAAGGGCGCCTCCGAGCTCTACCTGGCGACAGATGAGGACCGCGAGGGTGAGGCGATCGCCTGGCACCTGCTGGACGAGCTTAAGCCGAAGGTCCCGGTCAAGCGGATGGTCTTCCACGAGATCACCCCGAAGGCCATCCAGGACGCGGTCGGCAGCGCCCGCGACATCAACGACGACCTGGTCGACGCCCAGGAGGCGCGGCGCATCCTCGACCGCCTCTACGGCTACGAGGTCTCGCCGGTGCTCTGGAAGAAGGTCATGCCGAAGCTGTCGGCGGGCCGGGTCCAGTCCGTCGCGACCCGGATGGTGGTCGACCGCGAGCGCGAGCGGATCGCCTTCCGCACCGCGTCGTACTGGGATCTCGACGCCACGCTCGACGCGGGCGAGGGGCGGCAGCCGCGGCTGTTCGCGTCCCGGCTGGTGTCGGTGAACGGTGCCCGGGTGGCCCAGGGCCGCGACTTCGCGCCGACCGGTGAGATCAAGAGCCAGAACACGGTCCACCTCGACGAGCAGACCGCCACCGCGCTCGCCGCGAACCTGCGCGCGTCGGACTTCACGGTCAACTCGATCGAGTCCAAGCCGTACACCCGCAAGCCGTACGCGCCGTTCCGGACCACCACCCTGCAGCAGGAGGCCAGCCGCAAGCTCGGCATGTCCGCCTCGCAGACGATGCAGATCGCCCAGCGACTGTACGAGAACGGCAATATCACTTATATGCGTACCGACTCGGTCACGCTGTCGGACACCGCGCTGACCGCGGCCCGGGCCCAGGTCCGCGAGCTGTACGGCGCGAACTACCTGCCGGACAAGCCGCGCGTCTACACCTCGAAGGTGAAGAACGCGCAAGAGGCGCACGAGGCGATCCGCCCCGCCGGGGAGACCTTCCAGACCCCGGCTCAGACCGGCCTGAGCGGTGCCGAGTACCGGTTGTACGAGCTGATCTGGATGCGCACGATCGCCTCCCAGATGAAGGACGCCGAAGGCCGCAGCGTCTCGATCAAGATCGACGCGACCGCCTCGACCGGGGAGAAGTGCGACTTCACCTCGTCCGGCCGGGTGATCACCTTCCACGGCTTCCTCAAGGCGTACGTCGAAGGCGCCGACGACCCGTCCGCGGGGACCGACGACCAGGAGACCCGGCTGCCGGCTGTCGCCGAGGGCGACGTGCTGCCGGCCGAGGAGGTCGTCGCCTCCGGTCACGAGACGAAGCCGCCGGCCCGTTTCACCGAGGCCACGCTGATCCGCGAGCTGGAAGAGCGCGAGATCGGCCGCCCATCGACGTACGCCTCGATCATCGGCACCATCCAGGCCCGCGGCTACATCTACAAGAAGGGCAACGCGCTGGTTCCGGCGTGGCTGGCCTTCGCGGTGGTCCGGCTGCTGGAGGAGCACTTCACCCGGCTGATCGACTACACGTTCACCGCCTCGATGGAGGACGTGCTCGACGAGGTCGCCGCGGGTAACCGCGAGCGCGGGCTCGTCCTGGCGGGCTTCTACTTCGGCACCGAGGGTGTCGAGGGTCTGAAGTCGATGGTCAGCGATCTCGAAGACATCGACGCCCGCGAGATGTCGACGTTCCCAGTGGGTGAAAAGGACAGCGGCATCGTCGTCCGCGTCGGCCGCTACGGCCCGTACGTCGAGGACGGCGACGCCAACCGGGCGAACGTGCCCGAGGACCTGCCGCCCGACGAGTTGACCGTCGAGATGGCCAAGGAACTGCTCAGCCAGCCGTCCGGGGTCGAGCTCGAGCTCGGCAACGACCCGGACTCCGGGCTGAAAGTGGTGGCCAAGGCCGGCCGCTTCGGGCCGTATGTGACCGAGGTGTTGCCGGAGGACGCGCCCAAGAGCGCCAAGCCGCGGACCGGGTCATTGCTGAAGTCGATGGCGCTGGAGACGGTCACGCTGGACGAGGCGCTGAAGCTGCTCTCGCTGCCGCGCGTGGTCGGCAAGGACCCGGAATCCGGTGACGAGATCACCGCGCAGAACGGGCGCTACGGGCCGTACCTGAAGAAGGGTACGGACTCGCGCTCGCTCGAGACCGAGGACCAGATCTTCGACATCACGCTGGACGATGCGCTGAAGATTTACTCGCAGCCGAAGGCGCGGGGTCGCCGGGCCGCGGCGCCTCCGCTGAAGGAGCTCGGCGAGGACCCGGAGTCGGGTCAGCCGGTGGTCGTGAAGGAAGGCCGCTTCGGTCCGTACGTGACCGATGGCGAGACCAACGCGACCTTGCGCAAGGACGACTCGGTCGAGTCCATCTCGCTGCTCCGTGCGGCCGAGTTGCTCGCCGAGAAGCGCGCGCGTGGTCCGGTCAAGAAGAAGAAGGCGCCGGCCAAGAAGACGGCGAAGAAGGCGACAACGAAGAAGACCGCCGCCAAGAAGACGGCCGCCAAGAAGACCGCCGCCAAGAAGTCCTGA
- a CDS encoding glycoside hydrolase family 2 TIM barrel-domain containing protein produces MTTDHSYVESFAPGASVLPARAWLHDDAARIPLTGDWRFRLSPSLAEAPDDLSAPDTKADAWSDLAVPSHWQLAGHGSPAYTNVVYPFPLEPPFVPTDNPTGDYVRTVAIPADWDNARIVLRFEGVDSRFAVWLNGRQLGWSSGSRLPSEFDLTEYVEAGDEVTIAVRVHQWSAGSYLEDQDMWWLSGIFREVNLLRLQPDAATDVFVHADFDHTTGGGSLLVESDVAGTVVVPELGLSVATGERVAIESVEPWSAEVPRLYDATLRTPGGEVRLRVGFRTVAIVDGVIQVNGRRVLFNGVNRHEFHPDRGRALTEQDMLDDVLLMKRAGINSVRTSHYPPHPHFLDLCDEYGLYVVDECDLETHGFGYEPEPPNLPNPVMDERWRDDLVDRMRRMVERDKNHPSIVIWSLGNECGMGDNLRAMYDFAHDRDPSRPVHYERDTEAEFVDVYSQMYTSLERVDAIGADPTLYKGKPFILCEYAHAMGNGPGELLDYRALFEKYPRCQGGFIWEWIDHGLRTTDAEGKEFYAYGGDFGETIHDGNFVCDGLLFPDRTPSPGMTEYVKVIEPLVIVADGKNIRITSRYEVQDTSNLRFQAIVEVEGQHVEAIALDVPVLAPGETCVVPLPKVDSSARETWLTVTAELAKETSWADAGHPIAWGQIRLDEPARSQGSDELRHAGSQGSDEQVPAIVGAAEGTVAVDGISLDALRNVRLDVWRAPTDNDRIPGVSAAWEEAGLHRVQHRVVSAEVVDGAWQVVVRTAPPALQWGLVSTWRWTRSEDNSVGLHLSVVPDGQFPATLPRLGITFELPPVETVDWFGTGPNEAYVDTRAAAAVGRYQASVSDLQTPYVRPQENGQRLDTRWAVLGDLRVEGDPDLFGLTVRRWTSADLADAGHHPDLAASETTYVTLDLAQAGIGSNSCGPALSEQYKLHTAPKEISLRFRSV; encoded by the coding sequence GTGACGACTGACCACTCGTACGTCGAGAGCTTCGCGCCCGGCGCCTCCGTCCTGCCCGCCCGTGCCTGGCTGCACGATGACGCGGCCCGCATCCCGCTCACCGGCGACTGGCGATTCCGGCTTTCGCCGAGCCTGGCCGAGGCGCCCGACGACCTGTCCGCGCCGGATACCAAGGCGGACGCCTGGTCGGATCTGGCCGTGCCGTCGCACTGGCAATTGGCCGGCCACGGCAGTCCGGCGTACACGAATGTGGTCTACCCGTTCCCGCTGGAGCCGCCGTTCGTGCCGACGGACAACCCGACCGGCGACTACGTCCGGACCGTGGCGATCCCGGCCGACTGGGACAACGCCAGGATCGTGCTGCGGTTCGAGGGCGTGGACTCGCGCTTCGCCGTCTGGCTGAACGGCCGGCAGCTCGGCTGGTCCTCGGGTAGCCGGCTGCCGAGCGAGTTCGACCTGACCGAGTACGTCGAAGCGGGTGACGAGGTGACGATCGCGGTGCGGGTGCACCAGTGGTCCGCCGGCAGTTACCTCGAGGACCAGGACATGTGGTGGCTGTCCGGCATCTTCCGCGAGGTCAACCTGCTTCGCCTGCAGCCGGATGCGGCGACCGACGTCTTCGTGCATGCCGACTTCGACCACACGACCGGCGGCGGCTCGCTCCTGGTCGAGTCGGACGTCGCGGGCACGGTCGTCGTACCGGAGCTCGGGCTGTCGGTCGCGACCGGCGAGCGCGTCGCGATCGAGAGCGTCGAGCCGTGGAGCGCCGAAGTGCCCCGCCTGTACGACGCGACCCTGCGCACGCCGGGTGGTGAGGTACGCCTGCGCGTGGGGTTCCGAACCGTCGCCATCGTGGACGGCGTCATCCAGGTCAATGGGCGGCGTGTGCTGTTCAACGGCGTCAACCGGCACGAGTTCCACCCGGATCGCGGCCGCGCGCTGACCGAGCAGGACATGCTGGACGACGTACTGCTGATGAAGCGGGCCGGGATCAACTCCGTCCGGACCAGCCACTACCCGCCGCACCCGCACTTCCTGGATTTGTGCGACGAGTACGGCCTGTACGTCGTGGACGAGTGCGACCTCGAGACGCACGGGTTCGGCTACGAGCCCGAGCCGCCGAACCTGCCGAACCCGGTGATGGACGAGCGCTGGCGCGACGACCTGGTCGACCGGATGCGCCGCATGGTCGAGCGGGACAAGAACCACCCGAGCATCGTGATCTGGTCACTCGGCAACGAATGCGGGATGGGCGACAACCTGCGCGCGATGTACGACTTCGCGCACGACCGCGATCCGTCCCGGCCGGTGCACTATGAGCGCGACACCGAGGCGGAGTTCGTCGACGTCTACTCGCAGATGTACACCTCGCTTGAACGTGTCGACGCGATCGGCGCGGATCCCACGTTGTACAAGGGGAAACCGTTCATCCTCTGCGAGTATGCGCATGCCATGGGCAACGGTCCGGGCGAGCTGCTGGACTATCGCGCACTGTTCGAGAAGTACCCGCGTTGCCAGGGCGGCTTCATCTGGGAGTGGATCGACCACGGTCTGCGGACAACCGATGCCGAGGGCAAGGAGTTCTACGCGTACGGCGGGGACTTTGGCGAGACGATCCACGACGGCAACTTCGTCTGCGACGGCCTGCTCTTCCCGGACCGGACGCCTTCGCCCGGCATGACCGAATACGTCAAGGTGATCGAGCCGCTGGTCATCGTTGCCGACGGCAAGAACATCCGCATCACCAGCAGGTACGAGGTGCAGGACACGTCGAACCTGCGTTTCCAGGCGATCGTCGAGGTCGAAGGCCAGCACGTCGAGGCCATCGCCCTGGACGTGCCGGTGCTGGCGCCAGGGGAGACGTGCGTGGTGCCGCTGCCAAAGGTGGACTCGTCGGCTCGCGAGACCTGGTTGACGGTCACGGCGGAGCTCGCCAAGGAGACGTCCTGGGCCGACGCGGGCCACCCGATCGCCTGGGGCCAGATCCGGCTCGACGAGCCCGCGCGGTCACAAGGGTCCGATGAACTGCGACACGCCGGGTCACAAGGGTCCGATGAGCAGGTGCCGGCAATCGTCGGGGCGGCCGAAGGAACCGTCGCCGTGGACGGGATCTCGCTCGACGCGTTGCGGAATGTGCGGCTGGATGTTTGGCGGGCGCCTACCGATAACGACCGGATTCCCGGTGTCTCCGCGGCGTGGGAAGAGGCTGGGTTGCATCGGGTTCAGCATCGGGTGGTGTCGGCCGAGGTGGTCGACGGCGCCTGGCAGGTCGTCGTACGGACGGCGCCGCCCGCCTTGCAGTGGGGCCTCGTCTCGACCTGGCGTTGGACGCGGTCCGAGGACAACTCCGTCGGCCTGCACTTGTCGGTAGTGCCCGACGGGCAGTTCCCGGCGACCCTGCCGCGCCTCGGCATCACGTTCGAGCTGCCGCCGGTCGAGACGGTCGACTGGTTCGGCACCGGCCCGAACGAGGCGTACGTCGACACGCGTGCCGCCGCGGCCGTCGGGCGGTACCAGGCGAGCGTTAGCGATCTGCAAACGCCGTACGTGCGTCCGCAGGAGAACGGTCAACGCCTGGACACTCGCTGGGCCGTGCTCGGAGACCTGCGGGTGGAGGGCGATCCGGACCTGTTCGGGCTGACCGTGCGCCGCTGGACGTCGGCCGACCTGGCCGACGCCGGGCACCACCCGGACTTGGCAGCGAGCGAGACGACGTACGTCACGCTGGATCTGGCCCAGGCCGGGATCGGGTCCAACTCGTGTGGTCCGGCGTTGTCGGAGCAGTACAAGTTGCACACGGCGCCGAAGGAGATCTCCCTGCGTTTCCGGTCGGTGTAA
- a CDS encoding DUF4190 domain-containing protein: protein MDPNPSPWVIQPTPGQPTAPETADGQPRLEQPQWTVGTALAAFVLSVLVVPAIVALPLAIVTLVAMRRTAGHWRGLAVAATVISSVSLFMVLPTATFLLVTAGDVQRNDSGVVVKGGTVEVFEARVGDCFTEDDQNALYTLDLVPCREAHGSEIYALPMLTGEYPGDREIEELAEQLCADEFSQYVGAELKDSTLLFSYFYPDRQAWSNPANLHLVCFVTDKDGEQIHGSVKGSGR from the coding sequence GTGGATCCGAATCCGAGCCCGTGGGTGATCCAGCCCACGCCAGGTCAGCCGACCGCCCCGGAGACGGCCGACGGACAGCCACGGCTGGAGCAGCCGCAGTGGACCGTCGGTACGGCGCTCGCGGCGTTCGTGCTCAGCGTGCTGGTGGTGCCCGCGATCGTCGCGCTGCCGTTGGCGATCGTGACCCTCGTGGCGATGCGCCGTACGGCCGGACACTGGCGCGGGCTCGCCGTCGCGGCCACGGTCATCTCGTCCGTCTCGCTGTTCATGGTGTTGCCGACGGCCACGTTCCTGCTGGTCACGGCCGGTGACGTGCAGCGCAACGACTCCGGTGTGGTGGTCAAGGGCGGCACGGTGGAGGTCTTCGAGGCCCGCGTCGGCGACTGCTTCACCGAGGACGACCAGAACGCGCTGTACACGCTGGACCTGGTGCCGTGTCGTGAGGCGCACGGCTCGGAGATCTACGCGCTGCCGATGCTCACTGGCGAATACCCGGGTGATCGTGAGATCGAGGAGCTGGCCGAACAGCTTTGCGCCGACGAGTTCAGCCAGTACGTCGGGGCGGAGCTCAAGGACTCGACCCTGCTCTTCAGCTACTTTTATCCCGACCGTCAGGCCTGGTCCAACCCGGCCAATCTGCACCTGGTCTGCTTCGTCACCGACAAGGACGGCGAGCAGATCCACGGCAGCGTGAAAGGCAGTGGCCGATGA
- a CDS encoding Fur family transcriptional regulator, whose product MATPAKTARTAPKTAPKTATKTGAKTAAKTGAKALRDTVEVTAARLRERGERVTPARLAVVEVLAATDEHLSAEQIGERAEGLRPGIHRATVYRALEALGEFGLVTHVHLGRAGTTYHLSGDLVPRHIHLRCSECGTVLDAPGNTLDPVRRKLQRDLGFRLAPEQVALLGTCAACAEA is encoded by the coding sequence ATGGCGACCCCAGCGAAGACCGCCCGGACGGCCCCAAAGACGGCCCCGAAGACGGCTACGAAGACTGGTGCGAAGACGGCCGCGAAGACGGGTGCGAAGGCTTTGCGTGACACCGTCGAGGTCACGGCGGCGCGGTTGCGCGAGCGCGGTGAGCGGGTCACGCCGGCCCGGCTGGCCGTCGTCGAGGTGCTGGCGGCGACCGACGAACACCTGAGCGCGGAGCAGATCGGCGAGCGGGCCGAGGGGCTCCGGCCCGGCATCCACCGCGCCACGGTCTACCGCGCGCTCGAGGCTCTCGGCGAGTTCGGACTGGTCACGCATGTGCACCTCGGCCGCGCCGGTACGACGTACCACTTGTCGGGCGATCTCGTGCCCCGGCACATCCACCTGCGCTGCTCCGAGTGCGGGACCGTGCTCGATGCCCCCGGCAACACGTTGGACCCGGTCCGGCGCAAACTCCAGCGCGACCTCGGCTTCCGCCTGGCCCCGGAACAGGTCGCCCTCCTCGGCACCTGCGCCGCCTGCGCCGAGGCCTGA
- a CDS encoding superoxide dismutase — translation MTDYTLPDLGYDYGALEPHISGQIMELHHSKHHQAYVTGANTALEQLAEAREKDSFGTVNQLGKNLAFNLAGHVNHTVFWQNLSPDGGDKPDGELGAAVDEFFGSFDAFRKHFTANALGIQGSGWSILAYDTLGQKLIIEQLYDHQGNLAQGQVPLLMLDMWEHAFYLQYRNVKADYVEAFWNIAHWGDVAKRFAAARTQTAGLITPA, via the coding sequence GTGACCGACTACACCCTGCCGGATCTTGGCTATGACTACGGCGCACTCGAGCCGCACATTTCCGGCCAGATCATGGAGCTCCACCACTCCAAGCACCACCAGGCATATGTCACCGGCGCGAACACCGCGCTCGAGCAGCTGGCCGAGGCGCGGGAGAAGGACTCCTTCGGCACCGTGAACCAGCTGGGCAAGAACCTCGCGTTCAACCTCGCCGGTCACGTGAACCACACCGTGTTCTGGCAGAACCTCTCCCCGGACGGCGGCGACAAGCCGGACGGTGAGCTCGGCGCCGCGGTGGACGAGTTCTTCGGCTCGTTCGACGCGTTCCGCAAGCACTTCACCGCGAACGCGCTCGGCATCCAGGGCTCCGGCTGGTCGATCCTGGCCTACGACACCCTCGGCCAGAAGCTCATCATCGAGCAGCTCTACGACCACCAGGGCAACCTCGCCCAGGGCCAGGTCCCGCTGCTGATGCTCGACATGTGGGAGCACGCCTTCTACCTGCAGTACCGCAACGTCAAGGCCGACTACGTCGAGGCCTTCTGGAACATCGCCCACTGGGGCGACGTCGCCAAGCGCTTCGCCGCCGCCCGCACCCAGACCGCAGGCCTCATCACCCCCGCCTGA
- a CDS encoding DNA polymerase III subunit delta' — protein sequence MSVWDELVGQKPAVKVLRRAVAAADNRLQGMSGADVAGMTHAWLITGPPGSGRSNAGRAFAAALQCGLQGCSECTNCRTVMTGAHPDVSLIRTEMLSIRVAEIRELIRRAAMSPTQGRWQVMVVEDADRLTEQAADALLKSIEEPSPRTIWVLCAPTVEDVVPTIRSRCRLLVLRTPPTADVAAMLAERTGIDPELATFAARAAQGHIGRAKALARDEVVRQRRSNVLKVPFELRTIGSCLNAAARLVDAAKEEAKASAAEVDQRERADLEQALGMGTKGAKPREANAALKELEDQQKARAKRWERDVLDRSLVDLMALYRDVLVIQTNAGAELINAELDREIAQLARRTTPEQTIRRIGALTNCRDAIDANVAPLLAVEALTLSLHEG from the coding sequence GTGAGTGTCTGGGATGAGCTCGTCGGCCAGAAGCCCGCGGTCAAGGTGCTGCGTCGTGCCGTCGCCGCGGCCGACAACCGGCTGCAGGGCATGTCCGGCGCCGACGTCGCGGGTATGACGCACGCCTGGCTGATCACCGGCCCACCGGGTTCTGGCCGGTCGAACGCGGGCCGCGCCTTCGCCGCCGCCCTGCAATGCGGGCTCCAGGGCTGCAGCGAGTGCACGAACTGCCGGACCGTGATGACCGGCGCGCATCCCGACGTGTCCCTGATCCGGACCGAAATGCTGTCGATCCGGGTCGCGGAGATCCGCGAGCTGATCCGCCGGGCCGCGATGAGCCCGACCCAGGGCCGCTGGCAGGTGATGGTCGTCGAGGACGCGGACCGTCTCACCGAGCAGGCCGCCGACGCCCTGCTGAAGAGCATCGAGGAGCCGTCGCCCCGCACGATCTGGGTGTTGTGCGCTCCGACCGTCGAGGACGTCGTGCCCACCATCCGCTCGCGCTGCCGCCTCCTGGTGCTGCGCACGCCCCCGACCGCCGACGTCGCCGCGATGCTGGCCGAGCGGACCGGTATCGACCCGGAGCTGGCCACCTTCGCCGCTCGCGCCGCGCAGGGGCATATCGGCCGGGCCAAGGCGCTCGCCCGGGACGAGGTCGTTCGGCAGCGCCGCAGCAACGTGCTCAAGGTCCCGTTCGAGCTGCGCACCATCGGCTCCTGCCTGAACGCGGCCGCCCGGCTGGTCGACGCCGCCAAGGAAGAGGCCAAGGCCAGTGCGGCCGAGGTCGATCAACGCGAGCGCGCCGATCTCGAACAAGCGCTCGGTATGGGCACCAAGGGCGCCAAACCGCGCGAGGCCAACGCCGCGTTGAAGGAGCTCGAGGACCAGCAGAAGGCCCGGGCCAAACGCTGGGAGCGGGACGTGCTCGACCGTTCGCTGGTCGACCTGATGGCGCTCTACCGCGACGTGCTGGTGATCCAGACGAACGCGGGCGCCGAGCTGATCAACGCCGAGCTCGACCGCGAGATCGCCCAGCTGGCCCGCCGGACGACGCCGGAACAGACGATCCGCCGCATCGGCGCCCTCACCAATTGCCGCGACGCCATCGACGCCAACGTCGCCCCTCTGCTGGCCGTCGAAGCCCTCACCCTCTCCCTCCACGAAGGCTGA
- a CDS encoding DUF4190 domain-containing protein, with amino-acid sequence MTQPPRPPRTEPYAGSGVDPLARSGRWAGRRALPSAETWVDGVSAEPPTPVRPTDTFSMAGFVLSIAGAVVLSVPLALFGLRRTRRTGLRGRNLALAGLVISACWLVIFGVIAGFVVLADREAGLGQAVPVEELRVAQCFNADLAQGALLVARIADCAQPHTGEAYARAKAKLTGLSPDDKADTATRACASSFETFVGRRYEDSELDMYYVVLEDRAVADGNVLCMVGTPGEQLTGSMRGSRR; translated from the coding sequence ATGACCCAACCGCCTCGTCCACCCAGGACGGAGCCGTACGCCGGCTCCGGCGTGGACCCGCTTGCCCGCTCGGGCCGGTGGGCGGGACGTCGTGCGTTGCCGTCGGCGGAGACCTGGGTGGACGGGGTTTCGGCCGAACCGCCGACCCCGGTGCGTCCGACGGACACCTTCTCCATGGCCGGCTTCGTGCTCAGTATCGCGGGAGCCGTCGTGCTGTCGGTGCCGCTCGCGTTGTTCGGCCTGCGGCGGACGCGTCGTACCGGCTTGCGCGGGCGGAATCTCGCCCTGGCGGGACTGGTGATCAGCGCCTGCTGGCTGGTGATCTTCGGGGTGATCGCGGGATTCGTGGTGCTGGCCGATCGCGAGGCCGGGCTGGGTCAGGCCGTGCCGGTCGAAGAGCTGCGCGTCGCCCAGTGCTTCAACGCCGATCTGGCCCAAGGGGCGTTGCTGGTGGCGCGGATCGCCGACTGCGCGCAGCCGCACACCGGCGAGGCGTACGCGCGGGCGAAGGCGAAACTGACCGGGTTGAGCCCCGACGACAAGGCGGACACGGCCACCCGGGCTTGCGCGAGTTCGTTCGAGACGTTCGTCGGCCGGCGGTACGAGGATTCCGAATTGGACATGTACTACGTCGTACTAGAGGATCGTGCTGTTGCTGATGGCAACGTCCTTTGTATGGTCGGCACGCCCGGCGAGCAGTTGACCGGATCCATGCGCGGATCCCGGCGGTAG
- a CDS encoding DUF4190 domain-containing protein, translating into MTQPPFPPGQPGNPGDLPRFGVQDDVPGQRPQDRPQDTPRPETPWASPGGQQNLPIDRGPSQPSAPNYPANPVQPGQPGYPGQPGSSYPVQYGPYQQSYAGYGYTAVGRRTNGLATASLVVSLAGLLFTLAAPVGIGLGIAALRKVRQTGEEGRGLAIAGIIIGGVITGLLLLGILIIVIMMIAVGDGTSY; encoded by the coding sequence ATGACCCAGCCGCCATTCCCACCCGGCCAGCCTGGTAATCCGGGTGACCTCCCGCGTTTTGGGGTTCAGGACGACGTACCCGGCCAGCGGCCGCAAGATCGTCCGCAGGACACGCCTCGACCCGAGACCCCCTGGGCCAGTCCGGGTGGCCAGCAGAATCTTCCGATCGACCGAGGCCCCAGCCAGCCGAGCGCGCCGAACTACCCCGCCAACCCGGTCCAGCCTGGGCAACCTGGGTACCCGGGACAGCCTGGTTCGTCGTACCCGGTCCAGTACGGGCCGTACCAGCAGAGCTACGCCGGGTACGGATATACCGCCGTCGGACGTCGTACGAACGGTCTCGCCACGGCTTCTCTGGTGGTGAGCCTGGCTGGGCTGCTGTTCACACTCGCGGCACCGGTCGGCATCGGCCTCGGTATCGCGGCGTTGCGCAAGGTCCGGCAGACCGGTGAAGAGGGCCGCGGGCTGGCGATCGCGGGCATCATCATCGGCGGCGTCATCACCGGCCTACTGCTGCTGGGCATCCTGATCATCGTGATCATGATGATCGCGGTCGGCGACGGTACGTCTTACTAG